Proteins encoded together in one Vitis vinifera cultivar Pinot Noir 40024 chromosome 4, ASM3070453v1 window:
- the LOC100250759 gene encoding ubiquitin domain-containing protein DSK2b isoform X7 has translation MGGDGVAGDASESNAGGGVTVHVRCSNGSKFSVQISLESTVRAFKAVLSQNCDIPAEQQRLIYKGRILKDDQTLESYGLEADHTVHLVRGFAPPAPADKAGPADSGRPNTTPPSIPMDAGLNEGGALGGSGFGASLFPGLGINGLGGTGGLFGAGLPEFEQMQQQLTQNPSMMREIMNMPVVQNLMNNPDIMHNLIMSNPQMREIIDRNPELAHILNDPSTLRQTLEAARNPELMREMMRNTDRAMSNIESSPEGFNMLRRMYETVQEPFLNATTMSGDSGSDLGSNPFAALLGTQGGVQAHDRSANPPTAGSDTTNNSPAPNTNPLPNPWTPGGGGGGGAGGAQTNTTTRSNPVGDARTPTPSGLGGLGLPELESMFGSMPDTNSLNQIMQNPAISQMMQSLLSSPQYMNQILGLNPQLRSVLDSNPQLREMMQNPEFLRQLTSPETMQQFLTLQQSLLSQLGRQQSSQESGQTGGGTVPPEQLYATQLSQLQEMGFFDTQENIRALTATAGNVHAAVERLLGNPGQ, from the exons ATGGGCGGTGATGGAGTTGCCGGCGATGCTAGCGAATCGAACGCCGGCGGTGGAGTCACCGTTCACGTCCGATGCTCCAACGGTTCGAAGTTCTCTGTGCAGATTAGCCTCGAATCGACCGTCAGAGCATTCAAAGCCGTTCTCTCGCAGAACTGCGATATTCCCGCGGAGCAGCAGCGATTGATTTACAAGGGACGGATCTTGAAGGACGACCAAACCCTAGAGAGCTACG GCCTGGAGGCAGATCACACTGTCCACTTGGTTCGTGGTTTTGCCCCACCTGCACCAGCTGACAAGGCTGGTCCAGCCGATTCAGGGCGTCCAAATACTACTCCTCCAAGTATTCCTATGGATGCTGGTTTGAATGAAGGTGGGGCATTAGGAGGTTCTGGTTTTGGAGCTTCCCTCTTTCCTGGGCTTGGTATCAATGGTTTAGGTGGCACTGGAGGTTTATTTGGGGCTGGACTTCCAGAGTTTGAGCAAATGCAGCAACAGTTGACTCAAAACCCCAGCATGATGAGAGAAATAATGAACATGCCTGTTGTTCAGAACTTGATGAATAATCCCGACATAATGCATAACTTAATTATGAGCAATCCTCAAATGCGTGAAATAATTGATCGAAATCCTGAGCTAGCACACATACTTAATGATCCTAGTACTCTCCGTCAGACCTTAGAAGCTGCAAGAAACCCTGAACTCATGCGTGAGATGATGCGTAATACTGACAGAGCAATGAGCAACATTGAATCATCCCCTGAGGGATTCAACATGCTCAGGCGCATGTATGAAACTGTTCAAGAGCCATTTCTGAATGCAACTACAATGTCTGGGGACAGTGGAAGTGATTTAGGATCGAACCCTTTTGCAGCTCTTTTAGGGACCCAAGGTGGGGTTCAGGCCCATGATCGATCTGCTAATCCTCCAACCGCTGGTTCTGATACAACAAATAATTCTCCTGCTCCAAATACAAACCCTCTTCCCAACCCTTGGACCccaggtggtggtggtggtggtggtg CTGGAGGTGCCCAAACAAACACCACTACAAGGTCAAATCCTGTGGGTGATGCTAGGACTCCAACACCCAGTGGATTGGGTGGACTTGGTCTCCCAGAGCTTGAGAGCATGTTTGGCTCCATGCCAGATACTAATTCACTGAATCAGATTATGCAAAATCCTGCTATATCACAGATGATGCAGAGCCTCCTTTCCAGTCCTCAGTATATGAACCAG ATACTTGGTCTCAATCCCCAGTTGCGTAGCGTTCTTGATTCCAATCCTCAACTAAGAGAAATGATGCAAAATCCAGAATTTCTTCGTCAGTTGACTTCACCAGAGACAATGCAG CAATTTTTGACTTTACAGCAATCTCTTCTGTCTCAGCTTGGTCGCCAACAATCAAGCCA GGAATCAGGTCAGACTGGTGGTGGCACAG TACCACCGGAACAATTGTATGCTACTCAGCTGTCGCAGCTTCAAGAAATGGGTTTCTTTGACACACAGGAGAATATACGGGCTCTGACTGCCACTGCAGGGAATGTCCATGCTGCAGTGGAGCGGCTATTGGGGAACCCTGGTCAGTAG
- the LOC100250759 gene encoding ubiquitin domain-containing protein DSK2b isoform X2 yields the protein MGGDGVAGDASESNAGGGVTVHVRCSNGSKFSVQISLESTVRAFKAVLSQNCDIPAEQQRLIYKGRILKDDQTLESYGLEADHTVHLVRGFAPPAPADKAGPADSGRPNTTPPSIPMDAGLNEGGALGGSGFGASLFPGLGINGLGGTGGLFGAGLPEFEQMQQQLTQNPSMMREIMNMPVVQNLMNNPDIMHNLIMSNPQMREIIDRNPELAHILNDPSTLRQTLEAARNPELMREMMRNTDRAMSNIESSPEGFNMLRRMYETVQEPFLNATTMSGDSGSDLGSNPFAALLGTQGGVQAHDRSANPPTAGSDTTNNSPAPNTNPLPNPWTPGGGGGGAGGAQTNTTTRSNPVGDARTPTPSGLGGLGLPELESMFGSMPDTNSLNQIMQNPAISQMMQSLLSSPQYMNQILGLNPQLRSVLDSNPQLREMMQNPEFLRQLTSPETMQQFLTLQQSLLSQLGRQQSSQESGQTGGGTGGMLNNMGLEMLMNMFGGLGAGSMNIPSRSDGYCSLSLSHMCLFTNYSDSQPVFHFVLPVPPEQLYATQLSQLQEMGFFDTQENIRALTATAGNVHAAVERLLGNPGQ from the exons ATGGGCGGTGATGGAGTTGCCGGCGATGCTAGCGAATCGAACGCCGGCGGTGGAGTCACCGTTCACGTCCGATGCTCCAACGGTTCGAAGTTCTCTGTGCAGATTAGCCTCGAATCGACCGTCAGAGCATTCAAAGCCGTTCTCTCGCAGAACTGCGATATTCCCGCGGAGCAGCAGCGATTGATTTACAAGGGACGGATCTTGAAGGACGACCAAACCCTAGAGAGCTACG GCCTGGAGGCAGATCACACTGTCCACTTGGTTCGTGGTTTTGCCCCACCTGCACCAGCTGACAAGGCTGGTCCAGCCGATTCAGGGCGTCCAAATACTACTCCTCCAAGTATTCCTATGGATGCTGGTTTGAATGAAGGTGGGGCATTAGGAGGTTCTGGTTTTGGAGCTTCCCTCTTTCCTGGGCTTGGTATCAATGGTTTAGGTGGCACTGGAGGTTTATTTGGGGCTGGACTTCCAGAGTTTGAGCAAATGCAGCAACAGTTGACTCAAAACCCCAGCATGATGAGAGAAATAATGAACATGCCTGTTGTTCAGAACTTGATGAATAATCCCGACATAATGCATAACTTAATTATGAGCAATCCTCAAATGCGTGAAATAATTGATCGAAATCCTGAGCTAGCACACATACTTAATGATCCTAGTACTCTCCGTCAGACCTTAGAAGCTGCAAGAAACCCTGAACTCATGCGTGAGATGATGCGTAATACTGACAGAGCAATGAGCAACATTGAATCATCCCCTGAGGGATTCAACATGCTCAGGCGCATGTATGAAACTGTTCAAGAGCCATTTCTGAATGCAACTACAATGTCTGGGGACAGTGGAAGTGATTTAGGATCGAACCCTTTTGCAGCTCTTTTAGGGACCCAAGGTGGGGTTCAGGCCCATGATCGATCTGCTAATCCTCCAACCGCTGGTTCTGATACAACAAATAATTCTCCTGCTCCAAATACAAACCCTCTTCCCAACCCTTGGACCccaggtggtggtggtggtggtg CTGGAGGTGCCCAAACAAACACCACTACAAGGTCAAATCCTGTGGGTGATGCTAGGACTCCAACACCCAGTGGATTGGGTGGACTTGGTCTCCCAGAGCTTGAGAGCATGTTTGGCTCCATGCCAGATACTAATTCACTGAATCAGATTATGCAAAATCCTGCTATATCACAGATGATGCAGAGCCTCCTTTCCAGTCCTCAGTATATGAACCAG ATACTTGGTCTCAATCCCCAGTTGCGTAGCGTTCTTGATTCCAATCCTCAACTAAGAGAAATGATGCAAAATCCAGAATTTCTTCGTCAGTTGACTTCACCAGAGACAATGCAG CAATTTTTGACTTTACAGCAATCTCTTCTGTCTCAGCTTGGTCGCCAACAATCAAGCCA GGAATCAGGTCAGACTGGTGGTGGCACAG GAGGAATGCTTAACAATATGGGGTTAGAGATGTTGATGAACATGTTTGGTGGACTCGGGGCTGGCAGTATGAATATTCCCAGCAGATCTgatggttattgctctctttctctctctcacatgTGTTTATTTACTAATTATTCTGATTCTCAACCTGTGTTCCATTTTGTTCTTCCAGTACCACCGGAACAATTGTATGCTACTCAGCTGTCGCAGCTTCAAGAAATGGGTTTCTTTGACACACAGGAGAATATACGGGCTCTGACTGCCACTGCAGGGAATGTCCATGCTGCAGTGGAGCGGCTATTGGGGAACCCTGGTCAGTAG
- the LOC100250759 gene encoding ubiquitin domain-containing protein DSK2b isoform X8, whose amino-acid sequence MGGDGVAGDASESNAGGGVTVHVRCSNGSKFSVQISLESTVRAFKAVLSQNCDIPAEQQRLIYKGRILKDDQTLESYGLEADHTVHLVRGFAPPAPADKAGPADSGRPNTTPPSIPMDAGLNEGGALGGSGFGASLFPGLGINGLGGTGGLFGAGLPEFEQMQQQLTQNPSMMREIMNMPVVQNLMNNPDIMHNLIMSNPQMREIIDRNPELAHILNDPSTLRQTLEAARNPELMREMMRNTDRAMSNIESSPEGFNMLRRMYETVQEPFLNATTMSGDSGSDLGSNPFAALLGTQGGVQAHDRSANPPTAGSDTTNNSPAPNTNPLPNPWTPGGGGGGAGGAQTNTTTRSNPVGDARTPTPSGLGGLGLPELESMFGSMPDTNSLNQIMQNPAISQMMQSLLSSPQYMNQILGLNPQLRSVLDSNPQLREMMQNPEFLRQLTSPETMQQFLTLQQSLLSQLGRQQSSQESGQTGGGTVPPEQLYATQLSQLQEMGFFDTQENIRALTATAGNVHAAVERLLGNPGQ is encoded by the exons ATGGGCGGTGATGGAGTTGCCGGCGATGCTAGCGAATCGAACGCCGGCGGTGGAGTCACCGTTCACGTCCGATGCTCCAACGGTTCGAAGTTCTCTGTGCAGATTAGCCTCGAATCGACCGTCAGAGCATTCAAAGCCGTTCTCTCGCAGAACTGCGATATTCCCGCGGAGCAGCAGCGATTGATTTACAAGGGACGGATCTTGAAGGACGACCAAACCCTAGAGAGCTACG GCCTGGAGGCAGATCACACTGTCCACTTGGTTCGTGGTTTTGCCCCACCTGCACCAGCTGACAAGGCTGGTCCAGCCGATTCAGGGCGTCCAAATACTACTCCTCCAAGTATTCCTATGGATGCTGGTTTGAATGAAGGTGGGGCATTAGGAGGTTCTGGTTTTGGAGCTTCCCTCTTTCCTGGGCTTGGTATCAATGGTTTAGGTGGCACTGGAGGTTTATTTGGGGCTGGACTTCCAGAGTTTGAGCAAATGCAGCAACAGTTGACTCAAAACCCCAGCATGATGAGAGAAATAATGAACATGCCTGTTGTTCAGAACTTGATGAATAATCCCGACATAATGCATAACTTAATTATGAGCAATCCTCAAATGCGTGAAATAATTGATCGAAATCCTGAGCTAGCACACATACTTAATGATCCTAGTACTCTCCGTCAGACCTTAGAAGCTGCAAGAAACCCTGAACTCATGCGTGAGATGATGCGTAATACTGACAGAGCAATGAGCAACATTGAATCATCCCCTGAGGGATTCAACATGCTCAGGCGCATGTATGAAACTGTTCAAGAGCCATTTCTGAATGCAACTACAATGTCTGGGGACAGTGGAAGTGATTTAGGATCGAACCCTTTTGCAGCTCTTTTAGGGACCCAAGGTGGGGTTCAGGCCCATGATCGATCTGCTAATCCTCCAACCGCTGGTTCTGATACAACAAATAATTCTCCTGCTCCAAATACAAACCCTCTTCCCAACCCTTGGACCccaggtggtggtggtggtggtg CTGGAGGTGCCCAAACAAACACCACTACAAGGTCAAATCCTGTGGGTGATGCTAGGACTCCAACACCCAGTGGATTGGGTGGACTTGGTCTCCCAGAGCTTGAGAGCATGTTTGGCTCCATGCCAGATACTAATTCACTGAATCAGATTATGCAAAATCCTGCTATATCACAGATGATGCAGAGCCTCCTTTCCAGTCCTCAGTATATGAACCAG ATACTTGGTCTCAATCCCCAGTTGCGTAGCGTTCTTGATTCCAATCCTCAACTAAGAGAAATGATGCAAAATCCAGAATTTCTTCGTCAGTTGACTTCACCAGAGACAATGCAG CAATTTTTGACTTTACAGCAATCTCTTCTGTCTCAGCTTGGTCGCCAACAATCAAGCCA GGAATCAGGTCAGACTGGTGGTGGCACAG TACCACCGGAACAATTGTATGCTACTCAGCTGTCGCAGCTTCAAGAAATGGGTTTCTTTGACACACAGGAGAATATACGGGCTCTGACTGCCACTGCAGGGAATGTCCATGCTGCAGTGGAGCGGCTATTGGGGAACCCTGGTCAGTAG